Proteins found in one Zea mays cultivar B73 chromosome 1, Zm-B73-REFERENCE-NAM-5.0, whole genome shotgun sequence genomic segment:
- the LOC100284448 gene encoding cyanate hydratase, which translates to MEASGEKAAVVRRLMEAKEVSGKTFSGIAAETGLTNVYVAQLLRRQAQLKADTVPALRAALPTLTDDLIELMMQPPFRSYHPNIVHEPAIYRLNEAVMHFGESIKEIINEEFGDGIMSAIDFYCSVDKVEGADGKDRVVVTFDGKYLPYTEQKSEHMMSRPTRKTS; encoded by the exons ATGGAGGCGAGCGGCGAGAAGGCTGCGGTGGTGCGACGGCTGATGGAGGCGAAGGAGGTGTCCGGGAAGACCTTCTCGGGAATCGCCGCCGAGACGGGTCTCACCAACGTCTACGTGGCGCAGCTGCTGCGGCGCCAGGCGCAGCTCAAGGCCGACACGGTGCCCGCGCTGAGGGCGGCCCTGCCCACGCTCACGGACGACCTCATCGAACTCATGATGCAGCCGCCCTTCCGGTCCTACCACCCCAACATCGTCCACGAGCCCGCCATTTACAG ATTGAATGAAGCTGTTATGCATTTTGGAGAGAGCATCAAGGAAATCATCAATGAGGAGTTTGGTGATGGAAT CATGTCAGCCATAGACTTCTATTGTTCAGTTGACAAGGTTGAAGGGGCCGACGGAAAAGATCGTGTGGTGGTCACATTTGATGGGAAGTATCTACCTTACACTGAACAG AAATCTGAACATATGATGTCTAGGCCAACCCGCAAGACATCTTGA